In the Acomys russatus chromosome 13, mAcoRus1.1, whole genome shotgun sequence genome, one interval contains:
- the Spsb2 gene encoding SPRY domain-containing SOCS box protein 2, translating into MGQTALARGSSSTPTSQALYSDFSPPEGLEELLSDPLPDLGVQRRHGWNPKDCSENIDVKEGGLCFERRPVAQSTDGVRGKRGYSRGLHAWEISWPLEQRGTHAVVGVATALAPLQADHYAALLGSNSESWGWDIGRGKLYHQSKGLEAPQYPAGPQGEQLVVPEKLVVVLDMEEGTLGYSIGGTYLGPAFRGLKGRTLYPSVSAVWGQCQVRIRYMGERRADEPQSLLHLSRLCVRRALGDTRLGQITTLPLPPAMKRYLLYK; encoded by the exons ATGGGCCAGACGGCCCTGGCaaggggcagcagcagcacccccacctcccaggctCTGTACTCTGACTTCTCTCCTCCCGAGGGCTTGGAGGAGCTCCTATCTGACCCCCTTCCTGATCTAGGGGTCCAACGACGCCATGGTTGGAACCCCAAGGATTGCTCCGAGAACATCGATGTCAAGGAAGGGGGGCTGTGTTTTGAGCGGCGCCCTGTGGCCCAGAGCACTGATGGGGTTCGGGGAAAGAGGGGCTACTCTAGAGGCCTGCATGCCTGGGAAATCAGCTGGCCCTTGGAGCAGAGGGGCACACACGCCGTGGTGGGCGTGGCCACCGCCCTAGCCCCGCTGCAGGCTGACCACTATGCGGCGCTTTTGGGCAGCAACAGCGAGTCGTGGGGCTGGGATATTGGGCGGGGAAAATTGTATCATCAGAGTAAGGGCCTTGAGGCCCCCCAGTACCCAGCCGGACCTCAAGGTGAGCAGCTGGTGGTGCCGGAGAAGCTGGTGGTGGTTCTCGACATGGAGGAGGGTACTCTGGGCTACTCTATTGGGGGCACCTACCTGGGACCAGCCTTCCGTGGACTGAAGGGCAGGACCCTCTATCCCTCTGTAAGCGCTGTTTGGGGCCAGTGCCAGGTGCGCATCCGCTACATGGGCGAAAGAAGAG cGGATGAACCGCAATCCCTTCTGCACCTGAGCCGCTTGTGCGTGCGGCGCGCACTGGGGGATACCCGGCTTGGCCAAATAACCACACTACCTTTGCCCCCTGCCATGAAGCGCTACCTGCTCTACAAATGA
- the Tpi1 gene encoding triosephosphate isomerase encodes MEEGGEKEEFCFTALYIRGQWPGMCAGIDLQLDCSRAMAPSRKFFVGGNWKMNGRKKCLGELICTLNAAKVPADTEVVCAPPTAYIDFARQKLDPQIAVAAQNCYKVTNGAFTGEISPGMIKDLGATWVVLGHSERRNVFGESDELIGQKVAHALAEGLGVIACIGEKLNEREAGITEKVVFEQTKAIADNVKDWNKVVLAYEPVWAIGTGKTATPQQAQEVHEKLRGWLKSNVSDAVAQSTRIIYGGSVTGATCKELASQPDVDGFLVGGASLKPEFVDIINAKH; translated from the exons ATGGAGGAGGGCGGGGAAAAGGAGGAGTTCTGCTTCACAGCGCTCTATATAAGAGGCCAGTGGCCAGGGATGTGTGCTGGTATTGACCTTCAGCTAGACTGTTCTAGAGCAATGGCGCCTTCCAGGAAGTTCTTCGTGGGTGGCAACTGGAAGATGAACGGGAGGAAGAAGTGCTTGGGAGAACTCATCTGCACCCTGAACGCGGCCAAGGTGCCGGCGGACACAG AGGTGGTTTGTGCACCCCCCACCGCCTACATCGACTTCGCCAGGCAGAAGCTAGATCCCCAAATCGCTGTGGCTGCGCAGAACTGCTACAAAGTGACCAATGGGGCCTTCACTGGGGAGATCAG CCCTGGCATGATCAAAGACTTAGGAGCCACATGGGTAGTACTGGGACACTCGGAGAGAAGAAATGTCTTCGGGGAGTCCGACGAG CTGATTGGGCAGAAAGTGGCCCATGCCCTGGCAGAGGGCCTTGGAGTGATCGCCTGCATCGGGGAGAAGTTAAATGAAAGGGAAGCTGGCATCACCGAGAAGGTTGTTTTCGAGCAAACCAAGGCCATCGCAG ACAACGTGAAAGACTGGAACAAAGTCGTCCTGGCCTATGAGCCTGTGTGGGCCATTGGTACTGGCAAGACTGCAACACCTCAACAG GCCCAGGAAGTACATGAGAAGCTCCGGGGATGGCTGAAATCCAATGTCTCTGATGCAGTGGCTCAAAGCACCCGGATCATTTATGGAG GTTCTGTGACTGGAGCAACCTGCAAAGAGCTGGCAAGCCAGCCGGACGTGGACGGCTTCCTCGTGGGTGGTGCTTCTCTCAAGCCTGAATTCGTGGACATCATCAATGCCAAACACTAA